Proteins encoded by one window of Gammaproteobacteria bacterium:
- a CDS encoding biopolymer transporter ExbD yields the protein MIDSPLLKRQRRRERNKALVDLNLVSLIDIFTILIFFLLANSTEVEVLPSTKAVQLPESTSTDSPKQAVVIVVNDQEITVQGIKVAAVPDVSKIDGDVIAPLKQELEQLSGRQLIGTDEKSGIKSVTIMGDKEIPYRLLRKVMVTCAQANYNEISFAVLKKKG from the coding sequence ATGATCGATTCGCCGCTGCTCAAGCGTCAGCGCCGGCGCGAACGCAACAAGGCGTTGGTTGACCTAAACCTGGTGTCGCTCATCGACATCTTTACGATCCTGATTTTCTTTTTGCTGGCCAACAGTACCGAAGTTGAGGTGCTGCCAAGCACTAAGGCCGTGCAATTGCCGGAGTCGACATCGACCGATAGCCCGAAGCAAGCGGTCGTCATCGTGGTGAACGATCAGGAGATCACGGTCCAGGGTATTAAGGTTGCCGCTGTTCCCGACGTCAGCAAAATTGACGGCGATGTCATCGCGCCACTCAAGCAGGAGCTCGAACAGCTGTCGGGTCGTCAGCTCATTGGCACAGATGAAAAGAGCGGTATTAAGAGCGTGACTATCATGGGCGACAAAGAAATTCCTTATCGCTTACTGCGCAAGGTCATGGTGACTTGTGCGCAGGCGAACTATAACGAAATCTCGTTTGCGGTATTGAAGAAGAAAGGTTAA
- a CDS encoding AAA family ATPase yields the protein MYLEYFQLRDFPFRLTPDTEFMYMSEAHSRAKSYMDYTIRNRDGFVVITGEIGSGKTTLIQKLLSETQDDVMVAKIFQTQLDEVEFLQAVLVEFGMNPFHAKKVELIDMLNTFLIDQYHQQKQMVLVVDDAHNLSPKVLEEIRMLSGLETQKERLLHVILVGQPPLNDLLDAPELEQLLQRVRLRYHIKALSEDEMRAYITHRLKVAGMGDKHFFAADTFPIIHKYTGGLPRLINTLCDTALICAYADSHERVTVGVLNGAIEELNWLPYAKRVVAPRTNSTADNGYQEMMKDHTRALVNVGEQMTRLDALVPALSALAGRMGNIETLLRQLIGERPAPAPAKTPPPESVDRAKRKIAKSD from the coding sequence ATGTATCTCGAATACTTCCAGTTGCGCGATTTTCCGTTCCGGCTCACGCCGGATACCGAGTTCATGTACATGAGCGAGGCGCATTCGCGCGCCAAGTCGTATATGGATTACACCATCCGCAACCGCGACGGTTTCGTCGTCATCACCGGCGAAATCGGTTCCGGCAAGACCACGCTGATCCAAAAACTGTTGTCCGAAACCCAGGACGACGTGATGGTCGCCAAAATTTTTCAAACGCAGCTCGACGAAGTCGAATTCTTGCAGGCGGTGTTGGTCGAGTTCGGCATGAACCCGTTTCATGCCAAGAAAGTCGAGCTGATCGACATGTTGAATACATTCTTAATCGATCAGTACCACCAGCAAAAGCAGATGGTGCTGGTGGTCGACGATGCGCACAACTTGAGCCCGAAGGTGCTGGAAGAGATCCGCATGTTGTCCGGTCTTGAGACGCAGAAAGAGCGTCTGTTGCACGTGATTTTGGTGGGGCAACCGCCGTTGAACGATCTGCTCGACGCGCCGGAATTGGAACAGTTGCTGCAGCGGGTACGCTTGCGTTACCACATTAAGGCGCTGTCGGAAGACGAGATGCGTGCGTACATCACGCACCGCCTGAAAGTGGCGGGCATGGGCGATAAGCATTTTTTCGCCGCCGACACGTTTCCGATTATTCATAAGTACACCGGCGGATTGCCGCGACTCATTAATACGTTGTGCGACACCGCCCTGATCTGCGCCTATGCCGACAGCCACGAACGCGTGACCGTCGGCGTGTTGAACGGTGCTATCGAAGAGTTGAATTGGCTGCCCTACGCCAAACGCGTAGTTGCGCCGCGGACAAACTCGACCGCCGATAACGGTTATCAGGAAATGATGAAGGACCATACTCGGGCGTTGGTGAATGTCGGCGAGCAGATGACGCGGCTCGATGCGCTGGTGCCGGCGCTAAGTGCATTGGCCGGTCGTATGGGCAATATCGAAACTTTACTGCGACAGCTCATTGGCGAGCGTCCAGCACCCGCGCCGGCGAAAACACCGCCACCGGAATCGGTCGATCGCGCCAAGCGTAAAATCGCTAAATCGGATTGA
- a CDS encoding biopolymer transporter ExbD → MRSHKRRLKRDPVALDITAFMNLIVVLVPFLLTSVVFSRLAVLELNLPTAASGPTEMPRDLQLEITIRPDALEVGDRNTGLLQRFAATKDGHDYPALSAFLQQLKARYPDKIEATILSEQETSYDTLVQVLDAVRMVPADAAKSTAAHELFPDISIGDAPRAPQARAGAGRAS, encoded by the coding sequence ATGCGCAGCCACAAACGCAGGCTCAAACGGGATCCGGTCGCGCTCGACATCACCGCGTTTATGAATTTGATCGTGGTGCTGGTGCCGTTTCTATTGACCAGCGTCGTGTTCTCGCGATTGGCAGTGCTGGAGCTGAATTTACCGACGGCTGCCTCCGGACCGACCGAGATGCCGCGTGATTTGCAGCTGGAGATCACGATTCGCCCGGATGCATTGGAAGTCGGCGACCGCAACACCGGCTTACTGCAGCGCTTTGCGGCGACTAAGGACGGCCACGACTACCCGGCATTATCGGCATTCTTGCAGCAACTGAAGGCGCGCTACCCGGACAAAATTGAAGCCACCATTTTGTCCGAACAAGAGACGTCATATGACACGCTGGTACAGGTACTGGACGCCGTGCGCATGGTGCCGGCGGATGCCGCCAAATCGACGGCAGCGCACGAGTTATTTCCGGATATTTCGATTGGCGACGCCCCGCGTGCGCCGCAAGCAAGAGCTGGCGCGGGGAGAGCGTCATGA
- the gltX gene encoding glutamate--tRNA ligase — translation MTIRTRFAPSPTGYLHIGGARTALFCWLYARKHGGRFILRIEDTDRERSTQQSVDAILDAMTWLGLDYDEGPFYQTQRFPRYRDVMEQLLREGKAYHCYCSKERLEQLRSDQMARKEKPRYDGKCRAGVAHPPKDVSPVVRFKNPEQGAVVVDDLIRGRVVFDSSELDDLIIARSDGTPTYNFTVVVDDMDMHVTHVIRGDDHLNNTPRQMNMLQALNAEPPKYAHVPMILAPDGARLSKRHGAVGVMQYRDEGYLPEALLNYLVRLGWSHGDQEVFSREEMVRLFDVADVHNSAAAVNPEKLLWLNQHYIKNSDPQQVAQHLRFHFDKLGIDPAQGPELVEVVKAQRERAKTLVEMAQNSVFLYREPTGYDEKAVAKHMTAAVVPALTALRERLANLPEWTPTAIHAAVADIAQAHGFDLGKLAQPVRILLTGRPVSPPIDVSLYLVGRDQVMRRLAAGLDYLKSRQGL, via the coding sequence ATGACCATCCGCACTCGCTTTGCTCCAAGCCCGACCGGATATCTCCACATCGGCGGCGCACGTACGGCGCTATTTTGTTGGCTGTATGCGCGCAAGCACGGCGGCCGCTTTATCCTGCGTATCGAAGATACCGATCGCGAGCGTTCGACCCAGCAATCGGTCGATGCCATTCTCGATGCCATGACTTGGCTCGGGCTCGATTACGACGAAGGCCCGTTTTACCAGACCCAGCGGTTCCCGCGTTATCGCGACGTCATGGAGCAGCTGTTGCGCGAGGGCAAGGCTTATCATTGCTATTGCTCGAAGGAGCGGCTCGAGCAATTGCGCAGCGACCAAATGGCGCGCAAGGAAAAGCCGCGTTATGACGGCAAGTGTCGCGCCGGCGTCGCCCATCCGCCGAAAGATGTTTCGCCGGTCGTGCGCTTCAAGAATCCGGAGCAGGGCGCGGTCGTGGTCGACGACCTAATTCGCGGCCGTGTGGTGTTCGATAGCAGCGAGCTCGACGATCTGATCATCGCCCGCAGCGATGGTACGCCGACGTACAACTTTACGGTGGTAGTCGATGACATGGACATGCACGTCACGCATGTTATTCGTGGCGACGATCATCTGAACAACACGCCGCGACAAATGAACATGCTGCAGGCGCTCAATGCCGAGCCGCCGAAGTACGCGCATGTGCCGATGATTCTTGCACCGGACGGTGCACGTTTGTCGAAGCGTCACGGCGCCGTCGGCGTGATGCAGTATCGCGACGAAGGCTATTTGCCGGAAGCGTTACTAAATTACCTTGTCCGCCTTGGCTGGTCGCACGGCGATCAAGAGGTTTTCTCGCGCGAGGAAATGGTTCGATTGTTCGACGTAGCCGACGTACATAACTCGGCGGCGGCGGTAAATCCCGAGAAGTTGCTGTGGCTCAATCAGCATTACATTAAAAACAGTGACCCGCAGCAGGTAGCGCAGCATTTGCGTTTTCACTTCGACAAGCTCGGCATCGATCCGGCGCAAGGTCCAGAGCTGGTTGAGGTTGTTAAGGCGCAGCGCGAGCGCGCGAAAACATTGGTGGAGATGGCGCAGAACAGCGTGTTTCTGTACCGCGAACCTACCGGTTATGACGAAAAGGCGGTTGCCAAGCATATGACGGCGGCGGTAGTGCCGGCGTTGACCGCATTGCGGGAACGGCTTGCCAATTTGCCAGAGTGGACGCCGACGGCCATCCATGCCGCGGTGGCAGATATTGCCCAGGCGCATGGTTTTGATCTGGGTAAGTTGGCACAACCCGTCCGCATCCTGTTAACAGGTCGGCCGGTTTCGCCGCCAATTGATGTGTCGTTGTACTTGGTCGGTCGCGATCAGGTTATGCGACGGCTAGCGGCGGGCCTGGATTACCTGAAGTCACGACAAGGATTATGA
- the asnB gene encoding asparagine synthase (glutamine-hydrolyzing) — translation MCGIAGILNTSPGAPPARGSLMRMIEAVQHRGPDGFGFYHDNDVGLAHARLSIIDIDGGTQPIHNEDKTVWVVFNGEIFNYLELRAELERLGHRFYTHSDTEVIVHAYEQYGDKFVDALNGQFAIALWDTRRQRLLLTRDRTGIRPLFYTVVGNRLLFASEIKSLFAEPAVPRRLNLAGLGQIFTYWSALPPTTVFEGVQALAPGHRLVLEAGRMQLSKYWDWQFPSVLPDDHRHEQDIAEELKALLIDAVRLQLRADVPVGAYLSGGLDSSIITTLIKHYTDTPLRTFSVTFEDDEFDESNHQQQLVHHLGTTHTSLRCKRADIGAAFARTIWHAETPILRTAPTPLMLLADSVRAAGYKVVLTGEGADEVFGGYDIFKEAKIRRFWARAPQSKMRPAILARLYPYLKNSPAAGRAFTEKFFSEGLEHKDQPFFAHIPRWTTTQRTWQFLSPEVQQALADFDPYRTIQQWLPPEVAGFIPLGRDQYVEAHTLMSGYLLSSQGDRMAMASSIEGRFPFLDHRLIEFANRLPPYLKLRGLTEKYILKKSVQGLLPDSIRRRTKQPYRSPDSQSFFSAGQPAEYVAELLDPVRVRDAGYFNPSAVTKLFEKCRNGRAIGFADNMAFVGVLSTMLVDAMFIRGSMTAADVSTGNSFNEVAASAATVSTGVVK, via the coding sequence ATGTGCGGTATCGCCGGGATATTGAACACGAGCCCGGGGGCGCCGCCTGCCCGCGGTTCGCTAATGCGCATGATCGAGGCGGTGCAACATCGCGGACCGGACGGTTTCGGCTTTTATCACGATAACGACGTCGGTTTAGCGCACGCGCGTCTCAGCATCATCGACATCGATGGTGGCACGCAGCCGATCCACAACGAAGACAAAACCGTTTGGGTCGTTTTCAACGGCGAGATCTTCAACTACCTCGAACTGCGCGCCGAGCTCGAACGCTTGGGCCATCGGTTCTACACCCACTCCGACACCGAAGTTATCGTTCATGCATACGAACAGTACGGCGACAAATTCGTCGACGCCCTAAACGGCCAGTTCGCCATCGCCCTATGGGATACACGCCGCCAACGTTTGCTGCTCACGCGCGATCGTACCGGTATCAGGCCGTTGTTTTACACCGTCGTCGGCAACCGTTTGCTGTTTGCGTCGGAGATTAAATCGCTATTCGCCGAGCCGGCGGTGCCGCGGCGGTTGAACCTCGCCGGACTCGGGCAAATCTTCACTTACTGGTCGGCGCTGCCGCCGACCACGGTGTTCGAAGGCGTCCAAGCACTGGCGCCGGGCCATCGTCTGGTGCTGGAAGCAGGGCGGATGCAGCTCAGTAAATATTGGGATTGGCAATTTCCCAGCGTGTTGCCGGACGATCATCGGCACGAACAAGATATTGCCGAGGAATTGAAGGCGCTGTTGATCGACGCTGTGCGGTTGCAGTTGCGCGCCGATGTGCCGGTCGGTGCGTATCTAAGTGGTGGCCTCGATTCGTCGATCATCACGACGTTAATCAAGCATTACACCGATACCCCGCTACGAACATTCTCGGTCACGTTCGAAGACGACGAATTCGACGAAAGTAATCACCAGCAACAGCTCGTGCATCATCTCGGTACGACGCACACATCGTTGCGTTGCAAGCGCGCCGATATCGGCGCCGCATTTGCTCGCACGATCTGGCATGCCGAGACACCGATTCTGCGCACCGCGCCGACGCCGCTGATGTTGCTGGCCGATAGCGTGCGTGCTGCCGGTTATAAGGTCGTGCTTACCGGCGAAGGCGCGGACGAAGTCTTCGGCGGTTACGATATTTTTAAGGAGGCGAAGATCCGCCGTTTCTGGGCGCGTGCACCGCAATCGAAGATGCGGCCGGCTATTTTGGCGCGGCTCTATCCGTATCTGAAGAATTCGCCGGCGGCTGGGCGCGCTTTTACCGAAAAATTCTTCAGCGAAGGATTGGAGCACAAGGACCAGCCGTTCTTCGCGCATATTCCGCGTTGGACAACGACCCAGCGCACTTGGCAGTTCCTGAGCCCGGAGGTCCAACAGGCGCTTGCCGATTTCGACCCGTACCGGACGATTCAGCAATGGTTGCCGCCCGAAGTCGCCGGTTTCATTCCGTTGGGGCGCGATCAGTATGTCGAAGCGCACACGCTGATGTCCGGTTACTTGCTGTCGTCGCAAGGCGATCGCATGGCAATGGCGAGCTCGATCGAAGGGCGGTTCCCGTTTCTCGACCATCGTCTGATCGAATTCGCCAACCGCCTGCCGCCGTATTTGAAACTGCGTGGCCTGACCGAGAAATATATTTTGAAGAAATCGGTGCAAGGCTTGTTGCCCGATAGTATTCGCCGGCGCACCAAGCAGCCGTACCGTTCGCCCGACAGTCAGAGTTTTTTTAGTGCCGGGCAACCGGCCGAATACGTCGCCGAGCTGCTCGATCCGGTGCGCGTGCGCGACGCCGGCTACTTCAATCCGTCCGCGGTCACTAAGCTGTTCGAGAAGTGCCGCAACGGTCGCGCTATCGGCTTTGCCGATAACATGGCGTTCGTCGGTGTGCTGTCGACTATGCTGGTCGATGCGATGTTCATCCGCGGTTCAATGACTGCCGCCGACGTGTCTACCGGAAATTCGTTTAACGAGGTCGCTGCGTCGGCAGCGACCGTTTCTACTGGAGTTGTCAAATAA
- a CDS encoding polysaccharide biosynthesis/export family protein, translating to MGCASQRVEEFQKTGEGFISPVEGEYKIGIDDRLQINVWRNPDLSLTVPVRPDGMISMPLIGDVLAGGRTPAQVAETIRQKLSVFVRDPSVAVILIDLRSHEFLSRIRVTGAVRTPKSMPYRQGMTVLDAVLEAGGVNDFAAPNRAKLYRKLKDKTNVLDVELGDILNKGKLSTNVLLAPGDVITVPERLF from the coding sequence ATGGGTTGCGCCTCGCAGCGCGTGGAAGAATTTCAGAAAACCGGCGAGGGTTTTATTTCTCCGGTCGAAGGCGAATATAAGATCGGTATCGATGACCGTCTTCAGATCAACGTATGGCGCAACCCGGATTTGTCGCTGACGGTGCCGGTGCGACCGGACGGCATGATTTCTATGCCGCTTATCGGCGACGTGCTGGCCGGTGGACGTACGCCAGCACAGGTTGCCGAGACCATCCGCCAGAAACTGTCTGTTTTCGTCCGTGACCCTAGCGTTGCCGTCATCCTGATCGATCTGCGTTCGCACGAATTTCTTTCGCGCATTCGTGTGACCGGCGCCGTGCGTACGCCGAAATCAATGCCTTATCGGCAGGGCATGACAGTGCTCGATGCCGTGCTTGAAGCCGGTGGGGTGAATGATTTTGCAGCGCCGAATCGGGCCAAGCTGTATCGCAAGCTGAAAGACAAGACCAATGTGCTCGATGTTGAGCTCGGTGACATTCTGAATAAGGGCAAGCTCTCGACCAATGTACTGCTTGCTCCCGGTGATGTGATCACCGTGCCGGAACGACTGTTTTAG
- a CDS encoding TIGR03013 family PEP-CTERM/XrtA system glycosyltransferase, with translation MIRLFRHYVPLQLLLLGLVEGGLLFAAIYLGAALRFEPHELHQIHPIWPKALIFTSVMLSCMTAVGLYIRETPKGNWSYYAKFVASFLLGWVAMTVIFYVHPGFFLGRGVFGIAFVLGLGSTALARAIFFRVVDQQALQRRVLVLGAGTRAAAVGKLLKENPSGHKFHLVGYLPLKTNEHHVDKSKILQDQGTLLSLAYKYSVDEIVVGVRDRRNGGIPMSELLECKMEGVMVTDLPTFFERETGHVQIDCLNPSWIVFSDGFEHGSYKYIIKRIFDVVVSLLLLVITLPIMLLTALLIYMESGLPIFYRQERVGEFGRTFKILKFRSMRQDAERGGTPQWAKKNDDRVTRVGRIIRLLRIDELPQIFNVLNGDMSFVGPRPERPFFVQDLTKQIPYYLNRHAVKPGITGWAQIRYPYGASVEDAVKKLQYDLYYAKNHSLFLDIIILFQTVQVILLGKGAR, from the coding sequence ATGATTCGCCTGTTTCGGCACTATGTGCCGCTACAGCTATTACTGCTCGGTTTGGTCGAGGGTGGCCTACTATTTGCCGCAATTTACCTGGGCGCGGCACTTCGTTTTGAGCCGCACGAGCTTCACCAAATTCATCCCATCTGGCCGAAAGCGCTGATTTTCACCAGCGTCATGTTGTCGTGCATGACCGCCGTCGGCCTATACATTCGCGAGACACCGAAGGGAAATTGGTCGTATTACGCCAAATTTGTCGCCAGCTTTCTGCTGGGCTGGGTGGCGATGACGGTCATTTTCTATGTGCATCCAGGCTTTTTCCTCGGCCGCGGCGTTTTTGGAATCGCCTTCGTTCTTGGCCTTGGGTCGACGGCGTTGGCGCGTGCCATCTTTTTTCGGGTAGTCGACCAGCAGGCGTTACAGCGGCGGGTACTCGTGCTCGGTGCCGGCACGCGTGCGGCGGCGGTCGGTAAATTACTAAAGGAAAATCCGAGCGGGCATAAGTTTCATCTCGTCGGTTACTTGCCGTTGAAAACTAACGAGCACCACGTCGATAAGTCGAAAATTCTGCAAGACCAAGGCACGTTATTGTCGTTGGCCTACAAATACTCGGTCGACGAGATCGTCGTCGGCGTGCGCGATCGTCGCAATGGCGGCATTCCCATGTCCGAGTTGCTCGAGTGCAAGATGGAAGGCGTGATGGTTACCGATTTGCCGACGTTCTTCGAACGCGAAACCGGTCATGTTCAAATCGACTGTCTTAACCCGAGTTGGATCGTGTTTTCCGACGGGTTTGAGCATGGATCGTACAAGTACATCATCAAGCGCATTTTTGACGTTGTCGTCAGCCTGCTGCTGTTGGTGATAACGCTGCCGATCATGTTGCTGACCGCGCTGCTTATTTACATGGAATCCGGATTGCCGATTTTTTATCGGCAAGAGCGTGTCGGCGAATTCGGGCGGACATTCAAGATCTTAAAGTTTCGCAGCATGCGGCAAGATGCCGAACGCGGCGGTACCCCGCAGTGGGCAAAGAAGAACGACGACCGTGTGACGCGGGTCGGTCGAATAATCCGTCTACTGCGAATCGACGAGCTGCCGCAGATTTTTAATGTGCTGAACGGCGACATGAGCTTTGTTGGTCCGCGGCCGGAGCGACCGTTTTTCGTCCAAGATCTAACGAAGCAAATTCCGTATTACTTGAACCGCCACGCCGTAAAACCGGGCATCACCGGTTGGGCCCAGATTCGTTATCCGTACGGAGCATCGGTCGAGGACGCCGTGAAAAAGCTTCAGTACGACCTATATTACGCGAAGAACCATAGCCTGTTTCTGGACATCATTATTTTGTTCCAGACGGTGCAGGTGATTCTACTTGGTAAGGGTGCGCGTTAA
- a CDS encoding J domain-containing protein — protein MFRFAEHYALLGLKPGASWVEVRTAYRKKVRAWHPDRFQREPRAHKRAEEQTKTINQAYEAIATYYRENGVLPLDPSVMTLPIDKTNNEIVADHPFIEPTPRPKKSKSGFAYDIARWSLFASLPIAYLIFQATIPDESEAAPQTYSSVSAPTTVADIPRPSFTVGSTVGEVYSAQGVPTHTDNDTWHYGTSKVYFSQGKVVRWESATDHPLNTHLADDSTSSSDFSQSKNDPVTDWYESTIDPTNTKHQTPTVNAHPYQVESPAPSGTK, from the coding sequence ATGTTTCGTTTCGCTGAACACTACGCTCTACTCGGCCTCAAGCCCGGCGCCAGCTGGGTTGAGGTCAGGACCGCCTACCGCAAAAAAGTTCGCGCTTGGCATCCGGACCGCTTTCAGCGCGAGCCTCGGGCGCATAAGCGCGCCGAAGAACAGACCAAAACAATCAACCAAGCCTACGAAGCTATCGCCACGTATTACCGTGAAAACGGTGTACTGCCACTCGATCCATCGGTTATGACGCTACCCATCGACAAAACTAATAACGAAATTGTTGCCGACCATCCTTTTATCGAACCGACTCCACGCCCAAAAAAGAGCAAGTCGGGGTTCGCCTACGACATCGCCCGTTGGTCGCTCTTCGCGAGTCTACCGATCGCCTACCTCATCTTTCAGGCGACGATTCCGGATGAGTCCGAAGCCGCGCCGCAGACCTATTCATCGGTGTCGGCACCAACGACTGTGGCGGATATTCCGCGCCCCTCTTTTACCGTCGGCTCAACCGTAGGCGAGGTCTATTCCGCACAAGGAGTACCTACGCATACTGACAACGACACTTGGCACTACGGCACATCCAAAGTTTACTTTTCCCAAGGCAAGGTCGTGCGCTGGGAATCCGCTACCGACCATCCGCTCAACACTCATCTCGCTGACGACTCGACGTCGTCGTCTGACTTCTCGCAATCTAAAAACGATCCGGTAACTGATTGGTACGAATCAACGATCGACCCGACCAACACCAAACACCAAACACCAACCGTTAACGCGCACCCTTACCAAGTAGAATCACCTGCACCGTCTGGAACAAAATAA
- a CDS encoding acyl carrier protein codes for MSAAPESKIREFILSNYLFTNDASALKNEDSFLKRGIIDSTGILEVIQFLDDEFGVKVADEEMSPENLDSVNNLVAFIKRKQA; via the coding sequence ATGAGCGCTGCACCCGAATCGAAGATCCGCGAATTCATTCTGTCGAATTACCTGTTCACGAACGACGCGTCGGCATTGAAGAACGAAGATTCGTTCTTGAAGCGCGGCATTATCGATTCGACCGGTATTCTCGAAGTTATCCAATTCTTGGACGATGAATTCGGCGTCAAAGTGGCAGATGAGGAAATGAGCCCGGAAAATTTGGACTCGGTGAATAATCTGGTTGCGTTCATCAAGCGCAAACAAGCGTAG
- a CDS encoding AgmX/PglI C-terminal domain-containing protein, whose translation MSFYASGALPWTVSEDDEDRFRRILKRILVFFLLMTLIWPWLPVPKIERNVVLEVPQRLAKLVLENRRIPPPPPVEVKAAPEVPTPEIAKPKAEVSKPQKQEIVKPPIETTKRTEVARKKAAHTGLLALSDDLADLRDNAVSAKLNKELKPGPGLGAGTGPGVGTAGKGPAMGEGARNMIALNATKGSGGIAVSNVSQGTGGGGLAGRAGTQVNSPIGGGAGGGGGGRGGSGGASQGSAKGGGSGRSEEEIRLVLDRNKGAIQTIYRRALREDAGLQGKFVFIIKISPSGTVTDCQVLSSDLRSPELERKLVARIKQFDFGAKSVNITEMKYWYELAPS comes from the coding sequence ATGTCTTTCTATGCCTCCGGCGCCTTACCGTGGACCGTCTCAGAAGACGACGAGGACCGTTTTCGCCGAATCCTTAAGCGGATCTTGGTCTTCTTCTTGTTAATGACCCTTATCTGGCCTTGGTTGCCGGTGCCGAAGATCGAGCGCAACGTTGTGCTCGAGGTGCCGCAGCGGTTGGCCAAGTTGGTGCTGGAAAATCGGCGGATACCGCCACCACCGCCAGTGGAAGTAAAAGCCGCGCCGGAAGTGCCGACGCCGGAAATTGCTAAGCCAAAAGCGGAAGTGTCGAAGCCGCAAAAGCAGGAAATCGTCAAGCCGCCGATCGAGACGACGAAACGTACCGAGGTCGCACGCAAGAAGGCGGCGCATACCGGCTTGTTGGCGCTTTCCGACGATTTGGCCGATCTGCGCGATAACGCCGTATCCGCCAAGCTCAATAAAGAACTGAAACCGGGGCCGGGACTGGGCGCCGGTACTGGCCCGGGTGTGGGCACGGCGGGTAAGGGGCCGGCGATGGGTGAAGGTGCGCGCAATATGATCGCGTTGAACGCGACTAAAGGCAGTGGCGGCATTGCCGTTTCCAATGTCAGCCAAGGCACCGGCGGCGGGGGATTGGCGGGGCGTGCTGGCACGCAGGTCAACAGTCCCATTGGCGGTGGTGCTGGTGGAGGCGGTGGCGGACGGGGAGGATCGGGCGGTGCTTCTCAAGGTAGCGCCAAGGGCGGAGGATCAGGTCGTTCCGAGGAAGAGATTCGTCTTGTCCTGGATCGAAATAAGGGCGCTATTCAAACAATTTATCGTCGCGCATTGCGCGAAGATGCCGGTTTACAAGGAAAGTTCGTCTTTATCATCAAAATCTCACCCTCCGGTACCGTCACAGATTGCCAGGTATTGTCGAGCGATCTGCGTTCGCCGGAGCTCGAGCGAAAGCTGGTGGCGCGCATAAAGCAGTTCGATTTTGGCGCCAAGAGCGTCAATATCACGGAAATGAAATATTGGTACGAGTTAGCGCCGTCCTAA
- a CDS encoding polysaccharide biosynthesis protein — MSKIEKALNRAATERRLALVPADAKRVPIAEGQNIVPTVSPEIESRARASAAIALMREPSPKDAAELAAKRIIFPEMGENSTVKAFREIRTKVLQASNGRNCVLMVTALDGQSGSTFVALNLSSAFAFDEGKTALLFDCNLRNPKLHLLLNQKSLTGLTDYLENPEMDLAEIIHPVGIERLRVVPAGGRREIPGEYFTSARMKGVLDTVRARYPERFIILDSPPMTESADTQILAELCDYIVLVVPYGTVTHTQIDNGIKALDKKKLLGVVFNNEPQLPQFRKQRERR; from the coding sequence ATGAGCAAGATCGAGAAGGCGTTGAACCGCGCCGCGACCGAGCGGCGTCTGGCGCTGGTGCCGGCGGACGCAAAGCGTGTGCCGATCGCCGAAGGCCAGAACATCGTGCCGACAGTGTCCCCCGAAATCGAGAGTCGGGCACGGGCGAGCGCGGCGATTGCGTTGATGCGCGAGCCGAGCCCGAAAGATGCCGCCGAGCTTGCTGCCAAGCGCATCATCTTTCCGGAGATGGGCGAGAATTCTACCGTCAAAGCGTTCCGCGAAATTCGTACCAAGGTGCTACAGGCGAGTAACGGCCGTAACTGCGTGTTGATGGTGACGGCGCTCGACGGACAGAGCGGTAGCACGTTCGTTGCGCTCAATTTGAGCTCCGCCTTTGCCTTCGACGAAGGCAAGACGGCACTGTTGTTCGATTGCAATTTGCGTAATCCGAAACTGCATTTGTTGCTCAATCAAAAATCGCTGACCGGCCTTACCGACTATCTCGAGAACCCGGAGATGGATCTGGCCGAAATTATCCATCCGGTTGGCATCGAGCGCCTGCGCGTGGTCCCGGCCGGTGGCCGGCGCGAGATTCCGGGGGAATATTTCACGTCAGCACGTATGAAAGGCGTGCTCGACACGGTGCGTGCACGTTATCCCGAACGCTTCATTATTCTCGATTCGCCGCCGATGACGGAATCGGCCGATACGCAGATTTTGGCCGAGCTGTGCGATTACATCGTGTTGGTCGTTCCCTACGGTACGGTGACGCATACGCAGATCGATAACGGCATCAAAGCGCTCGATAAGAAGAAGTTGTTGGGAGTGGTGTTCAACAACGAGCCGCAGCTGCCGCAATTCCGTAAACAGCGTGAGCGACGGTGA